One part of the Prunus persica cultivar Lovell chromosome G5, Prunus_persica_NCBIv2, whole genome shotgun sequence genome encodes these proteins:
- the LOC18777321 gene encoding uncharacterized protein LOC18777321, with protein MKVAKLSLRLELRALRRQTGPYWHSGCSEAFPGQVSSFTQRNQEFEKSASSRTLEQEHEHAHEVHCSRERSRAAWKIIEEYLMPFLEQEHYEMSSKCRLHPDNDLFRDQEQHKIHLDINEWQCGYCKKSFRAEKFLDQHFDNRHYNLLNVSGSKCLADLCGALHCDVVMNTKSSKTKCNPAAAARNHHLCEGLADSCFPINQGPSARRLNELFLHQFCHAHTCSRKHKHFPRGGKKQLSVFYLAISILTLMLLPIFYLIVYLHQREMRTGTQDLRRISKVGQKTKPS; from the exons ATGAAAGTGG CAAAACTCTCTCTCCGTTTGGAGCTTCGAGCTCTAAGAAGACAAACAGGCCCATATTGGCATTCGGGGTGCTCCGAAGCTTTCCCAG GCCAAGTCTCCTCCTTTACACAGAGAAACCAG GAGTTTGAAAAATCTGCATCTTCAAG aaCCCTTGAACAAGAACACGAGCATGCTCATGAAGTACATTGTTCCAGAGAAAGAAGTAGGGCAGCATGGAAAATTATTGAGGAG TACCTGATGCCGTTTCTGGAACAAGAGCACTATGAGATGTCAAGTAAGTGTCGACTTCATCCTGACAATGATCTATTTAGGGATCAGGAACAGCACAAGATTCATCTGGATATAAACGAATGGCAGTGTGGATACTGTAAGAAAAGCTTCCGTGCTGAAAAGTTTCTTGATCAGCATTTTGACAACAGACACTACAATCTTCTGAATGTA AGTGGCAGCAAGTGCTTAGCTGATTTATGCGGAGCTTTGCATTGTGATGTCGTAATGAATACCAAGTCAAGCAAGACCAAATGCAATCCTGCAGCTGCTGCAAGGAATCACCATCTATGTGAG GGTCTTGCCGATAGCTGTTTTCCTATTAATCAAGGTCCCTCAGCACGCCGCCTTAAtg AATTGTTCTTGCACCAATTTTGTCACGCTCACACGTGCTCGAGGAAACATAAACATTTTCCTAGAGGAGGAAAG aagCAATTAAGTGTATTCTATCTGGCTATTTCCATACTGACTTTGATGCTGCTCCCTATTTTCTATCTGATAGTTTATTTGCACCAAAG AGAGATGAGAACGGGAACCCAAGATCTTAGGCGCATCTCAAAAGTTGGGCAGAAGACGAAACCCTCATAG